The Clostridium bornimense genome includes a region encoding these proteins:
- a CDS encoding MFS transporter yields MRNKNFIIIVIGQIISLFGNAIQRFSMSLYLLHFTGSTAAFANILAISTIPYILFAPIAGKLSDSINRKKIMVYLDLFCSILIGGYAVILFRGQDHEIIVTIVMFLLSICYTLYGPAVTSSIPQIVDEDNLTSANGIINQVSSIVNFVGPILGGVLYGLVGIKAVVVINAVSFLASAIMELFLEIPDVVTADDKKEDKLISFKFIKKSFLDMKDSFIYLKNEKKVVLGIIASYGFCNIFIVPILSIIAPYFINILLGLPSQIYGIVEGICVLGLILGGFWISVKPKMFSMKKLHYTYYPMIIAVVSMSVLGFVKMNNYAMAVFFALCGMGIMLSLSLSNVLTLTFIQKSVPVNILGRVSAFSTAVATITVAPGQLLYGQIIESGMSLGIILLITAIINFVLIVFVKWNIREIL; encoded by the coding sequence ATGAGAAATAAAAACTTTATAATAATAGTTATTGGGCAAATTATTTCACTTTTTGGAAATGCAATTCAAAGATTTAGTATGTCTTTATATCTATTACATTTTACTGGTAGTACAGCAGCTTTTGCTAATATATTAGCAATATCGACGATACCTTATATACTGTTTGCACCAATAGCAGGAAAACTTTCTGATAGTATAAATAGAAAGAAGATAATGGTGTATCTAGATTTATTCTGTTCCATTTTAATTGGTGGATATGCAGTTATTCTATTTAGAGGACAAGATCATGAGATAATAGTTACTATAGTTATGTTTTTGTTATCTATATGCTATACCTTATATGGACCAGCAGTAACTTCATCTATTCCTCAAATAGTAGATGAGGATAATCTTACATCTGCTAATGGAATAATAAATCAAGTAAGTTCTATTGTAAATTTTGTTGGCCCAATTCTTGGTGGTGTTCTTTATGGATTAGTAGGGATAAAGGCTGTAGTAGTGATAAATGCAGTAAGTTTTTTAGCATCAGCTATTATGGAATTGTTTTTGGAAATTCCAGATGTAGTTACTGCTGACGATAAAAAAGAGGATAAATTAATATCATTTAAGTTTATAAAAAAATCATTTTTAGATATGAAAGATAGTTTTATATATTTAAAGAATGAAAAGAAAGTAGTATTGGGGATTATAGCTTCATATGGATTCTGTAACATTTTTATAGTACCGATATTATCTATTATTGCACCATACTTTATAAATATATTGCTAGGACTTCCATCACAAATCTATGGAATAGTAGAGGGAATATGTGTATTAGGATTAATATTAGGTGGATTTTGGATAAGTGTAAAACCAAAAATGTTTTCCATGAAAAAACTTCACTATACATATTATCCTATGATTATAGCAGTTGTATCAATGTCAGTATTAGGGTTTGTTAAAATGAATAATTATGCTATGGCAGTTTTTTTTGCATTATGCGGTATGGGAATTATGTTATCTTTATCATTATCAAATGTACTAACATTAACTTTTATACAAAAATCAGTTCCTGTTAATATATTAGGCCGTGTATCAGCTTTTTCTACAGCGGTAGCAACAATAACTGTTGCACCAGGACAATTATTATATGGACAGATAATAGAAAGTGGAATGTCATTAGGTATTATTCTTCTAATCACTGCAATTATTAACTTTGTACTTATAGTATTTGTAAAATGGAACATTAGAGAAATACTATAA
- a CDS encoding FecCD family ABC transporter permease, which produces MNKNKFKIVTGILIILLLISFVVTLCWGTYKVTPVEVIRTLLGNGTRIQNTAILDIRLPRLLVGIFVAIALSTAGAILQTITKNDLADTGIIGINAGASVAAVLFITYSTGAYYSELGKLSIFVLPLMAIVGAAVTALIIYFMSSRGGIRPKRLLLIGIGLNAGLNAFITFFTFRGGVGDYNRVLVWTSGSLWGSGWSYAKVIIPIVVIMFILVLLNHKKLDVLSLSDELSISLGLNIEKERKKFLTYAVILAGSATAFAGNIGFLGLISPHIAKKLVGPYHRNFIVISAMISVIIMVVADAVSKNLFSPIEIPVGITVSIFGVPYFIYLMMKEK; this is translated from the coding sequence ATGAATAAAAATAAATTTAAAATAGTAACTGGAATTTTAATTATTTTATTACTTATCTCCTTTGTGGTTACATTATGTTGGGGTACATACAAAGTTACTCCTGTAGAAGTAATAAGAACACTTCTTGGCAATGGAACGCGAATACAAAACACTGCAATATTAGATATAAGATTACCACGACTTCTTGTTGGAATTTTTGTTGCTATAGCATTATCTACAGCAGGTGCAATTTTGCAAACTATAACTAAAAATGATCTAGCAGATACAGGAATAATCGGTATAAATGCTGGAGCTTCTGTTGCAGCAGTATTATTTATTACATATTCAACTGGAGCATATTATAGTGAGCTAGGTAAGCTTTCAATATTTGTATTACCATTAATGGCAATAGTAGGAGCGGCAGTTACTGCATTAATAATTTACTTTATGTCTAGTAGAGGTGGAATAAGACCTAAAAGACTATTATTAATTGGAATTGGATTAAATGCAGGACTGAATGCTTTTATAACATTCTTCACTTTTAGAGGTGGCGTTGGTGACTATAATAGAGTGTTAGTTTGGACTTCAGGAAGTCTTTGGGGTTCAGGATGGAGCTATGCTAAAGTTATTATTCCAATAGTAGTTATAATGTTTATATTAGTTTTATTAAATCATAAAAAATTAGATGTTTTAAGTTTATCTGATGAACTTTCAATATCTTTAGGATTAAATATAGAAAAAGAAAGAAAAAAGTTTTTAACTTATGCTGTAATTTTAGCAGGATCAGCAACGGCCTTTGCTGGTAATATAGGATTTTTAGGACTTATATCTCCACATATTGCAAAGAAATTAGTGGGACCTTATCATAGAAATTTTATAGTAATATCAGCTATGATAAGTGTAATTATAATGGTAGTTGCCGATGCAGTATCTAAAAATTTATTTTCTCCAATTGAAATTCCAGTAGGAATAACAGTATCTATATTTGGAGTACCATATTTTATTTATTTAATGATGAAGGAGAAATAA
- a CDS encoding choice-of-anchor A family protein produces the protein MKQKIKKILSIIMIISIYLFSFNSDFIYANNSSNVLGTASDFSIFVLNDHVHKYSDCSGRIAVGNNATYEHYSIGNSLNSSTTRSDLIVGNSLNAIGGNNFNGNTSISTNGNVINYTMTNNNNVPNQPRRENIIDFNSEKNYLYNKTKELNSLSANGTVSNYYGQLNLTGHDSNLVVFNVKNEDINGINGINIDVPETATVIINIQGKNVSIGNLAIFYKMGTPSANVFRKWLWNFPEAENLNFYSIAVKGSILAPHATFNATGSGNIDGTVILNNFYNYNSGFEVHNYTFVGSIPNNNTNPTPDENTPSEEKPDVTLPVEPTPEVPTPEVPKEDVTVPEETLPETSDTSKDTEDIIEEGTLGVTDIKEDTEDTENTKVTKASSTINKGLKTGDYINSAATITVIIASSIALIFLRKIK, from the coding sequence ATGAAACAGAAAATAAAAAAAATACTTTCAATTATTATGATTATCAGCATATACTTATTTTCATTTAATTCAGACTTTATATATGCCAATAATAGCTCTAACGTATTAGGGACAGCTTCAGACTTTAGCATATTTGTCCTTAATGATCACGTGCATAAGTATTCTGATTGTAGTGGAAGAATTGCTGTTGGAAACAATGCAACTTATGAACATTATAGCATAGGGAATTCTTTAAATTCATCTACTACAAGAAGCGATCTTATCGTAGGGAATTCTTTAAATGCAATTGGTGGAAATAATTTTAATGGAAATACATCAATTAGCACTAATGGTAATGTAATTAATTATACAATGACCAATAATAATAATGTGCCAAATCAACCAAGAAGAGAAAATATTATTGATTTTAATAGTGAAAAAAATTATCTATATAACAAAACAAAAGAATTAAATTCTTTATCTGCTAATGGTACTGTTTCAAATTATTATGGACAATTAAACTTAACTGGACATGATAGCAATTTAGTAGTTTTTAATGTAAAAAATGAAGATATTAATGGAATTAATGGTATAAATATTGATGTTCCTGAAACAGCAACAGTAATCATCAATATACAAGGTAAGAATGTTAGTATAGGAAACTTAGCTATTTTTTATAAAATGGGTACCCCTTCTGCAAATGTTTTTAGAAAGTGGCTATGGAATTTTCCAGAAGCTGAAAATCTAAATTTTTATAGCATTGCAGTAAAAGGAAGTATATTAGCGCCACATGCTACTTTTAATGCTACAGGATCCGGAAATATAGATGGTACTGTTATATTAAATAACTTCTATAATTATAATTCAGGATTTGAAGTACATAATTATACTTTTGTTGGTTCAATACCAAATAATAATACAAATCCTACACCAGATGAAAACACTCCGAGTGAAGAAAAACCAGATGTTACACTTCCCGTTGAACCAACTCCTGAAGTACCAACTCCAGAGGTACCAAAAGAAGATGTAACTGTTCCTGAAGAAACTTTACCTGAAACTAGTGATACATCTAAAGATACAGAGGACATTATTGAGGAAGGAACTTTAGGCGTAACAGACATAAAAGAAGATACTGAAGATACTGAAAATACTAAAGTAACTAAAGCTTCATCAACTATTAATAAAGGTCTTAAAACAGGAGATTACATAAACAGTGCTGCTACTATAACTGTTATAATTGCTAGTAGTATAGCATTAATCTTCTTACGTAAAATAAAGTAA
- a CDS encoding (deoxy)nucleoside triphosphate pyrophosphohydrolase has translation MKVIEVVAAIIKKEDRIFITRRGYGEFIDLWEFPGGKIESGESREEALHREIKEELELDIKNLQFLTTVDYDYDNFHLTMHCFICEIDGGKLNLNAHNDAKWVTFSDLENQKWVPADILVIDVLKEAL, from the coding sequence ATGAAAGTAATAGAAGTAGTAGCAGCTATAATAAAAAAAGAAGATAGAATATTTATAACTAGAAGAGGTTATGGAGAATTCATAGATTTATGGGAATTTCCAGGTGGCAAAATTGAAAGTGGAGAATCAAGGGAAGAAGCACTGCACCGTGAGATTAAAGAGGAGTTAGAATTAGATATAAAAAACTTACAGTTCTTAACTACAGTGGATTATGATTATGATAATTTCCATTTAACAATGCATTGTTTTATCTGTGAAATTGATGGAGGTAAGTTAAATCTAAATGCTCATAATGATGCAAAGTGGGTTACTTTTAGTGATTTAGAAAATCAAAAATGGGTTCCGGCAGATATTTTAGTTATAGATGTATTAAAAGAAGCTTTATAA
- a CDS encoding ABC transporter ATP-binding protein, giving the protein MEAISVKNLSVSYENNSIIEDMNLSLPKGKISIIIGANGCGKSTLLKTIARINKPSAGEVFINNKNIKKVKEKNIAKEVAFLPQGPVCPSGLTVRELVAYGRFPHQKIIGGLNSHDKEVIEWAINETGLSEFADREVENLSGGQRQRAWIAMTLAQETGIIMLDEPTTYLDMSYQLEVLEVLQKLNKEKEITVVIVLHELNNACRFADNIVGLKNGKIVCEGRPKDVITKETLKEIYGIDAYLKESDSGEYPICMEYNLHREGQ; this is encoded by the coding sequence ATGGAAGCTATTAGTGTAAAGAATTTATCAGTATCATATGAAAATAACTCTATAATTGAAGATATGAATTTATCATTGCCAAAGGGGAAAATAAGCATAATTATTGGAGCTAATGGTTGTGGTAAATCAACGTTGCTTAAAACTATAGCAAGAATTAATAAACCTAGCGCTGGAGAAGTTTTTATAAACAATAAAAATATTAAAAAGGTAAAAGAAAAGAATATTGCTAAAGAGGTAGCTTTTCTTCCACAGGGGCCAGTTTGTCCAAGTGGTTTAACAGTAAGAGAACTAGTAGCTTATGGCAGATTTCCTCATCAAAAAATTATTGGTGGTCTTAATAGTCATGATAAGGAAGTAATTGAATGGGCAATTAATGAAACAGGTCTTAGTGAATTTGCTGATAGAGAAGTAGAAAATTTATCTGGTGGACAAAGACAAAGAGCTTGGATTGCTATGACTTTAGCACAAGAGACAGGGATTATAATGCTTGATGAACCTACCACTTACTTAGATATGTCTTATCAGCTTGAAGTGCTAGAAGTTCTTCAGAAGCTTAATAAAGAAAAAGAAATTACAGTGGTTATAGTTCTTCATGAACTAAATAATGCTTGTAGATTTGCAGACAATATCGTTGGTCTTAAAAATGGTAAAATTGTTTGTGAAGGAAGACCAAAAGACGTAATTACTAAAGAAACGTTAAAAGAGATTTATGGCATTGATGCATATCTCAAAGAAAGTGACAGCGGAGAATATCCAATATGTATGGAATATAATCTTCATAGGGAGGGCCAATGA